One Corynebacterium aurimucosum genomic window, AGTTCTATATCTTCGACTCTGTTCGCTACGGCACCGACGTACACAACGGCTTCTACGAGGTTGATACCGATGAGGGCTGGTGGAACCGCGGTTCTGAGACCAACTTCGATGGCACCCCGAACACCGGTTTCAAGACTCGCGTGAAGGGCGGCTACTTCCCTACGGCACCCGTCGACAAGCACGGCGAAGTCCGCGACGCCATGGTGGAGCAGCTACAGAAGGCAGGCTTTGTTATCGAGCGCTTCCACCACGAGGTGGGAAGCGGCCAGAACGAGATTAACTACCGCTTCAACTCCCTGCTGCACGCGGCTGATGATATTCAGACCTTCAAGTACATCATCAAGAACACCGCGGAGCAGTTCGGGAAGTCCGTAACCTTCATGCCGAAGCCGCTGGCCGGCGATAATGGTTCCGGTATGCACGCCCACATGTCCCTGTGGCAGGACGGCAAGCCGCTCTTCCACGATGAGGCCGGCTACGCCGGTCTGTCCGACATGGCTCGCTACTACATCGGCGGCATCCTGGCCCACGCACCGGCTGTGCTGGCGTTCACGAACCCGACGTTGAACTCCTACCACCGCCTGGTTCCGGGATTCGAGGCTCCGATCAACCTGGTGTACTCGCAGCGCAACCGCTCGGCTGCTATCCGTATTCCGATTACCGGTTCCAACCCGAAGGCCAAGCGCATCGAGTTCCGTGCGCCGGATCCGTCGGGCAACCCCTACTTTGGCTTCGCTGCCATGATGATGGCGGGCCTCGATGGCATCAAGAACCGCATTGAGCCGCACGCTCCGGTGGATAAGGACCTCTACGAGCTGCCGCCGGCAGAGGCCGCCTCCATCCCGCAGGCACCGACCTCCCTGGAGGCCTCCATCGCAGCACTTGAGGAAGACAACGAGTTCCTCACCGAGGGCGATGTCTTCTCCGAGGATCTCATCGAGACCTACATCAACTACAAACGTGAGAACGAGATCGCACCGGTCCGCCTGCGCCCGACCCCGCAGGAATTTGAGATGTACTACGACTGCTAAAGGATATGTGGGTATCTGACCCCTTCTTTTAGCACCCTCCGACAAGACACAACCCACGGTTTCCTTCACGGATTCCGTGGGTTGTGTCATGTTGAGCCCGGCACGCGAGAGCCCAATGGCGCAGCTTCTGAAACTAACTACAGGGGCTACCGGCCACGCAGGCGAGTGTTCCGCCGGCTAATAGAGGCGCCCTAATTCAGCAAAGATACCCGAATTAAAGTTGAAAGCCCGCTCGGCCTCCGAGAGCATGACTTCACGCTGTTCAACGGTAAGCTCCAGGCTATCCACGCGCTCGCGGTATCCCGCACGATAAGGTGGGATTTTTCCAATCGACGTGAAGTCATAGAAGTTCAGTGCCTCAGGAGGTACTCCGTAATGGGCTCCCAGGCGCGCTGCAATCACCTGCCCACCGGAAATATCACCGAGATAGCGCACGTAGTGATGGGCTACCACTTCTACTGGCTTGCCCACTATTTCTTCTAAGCGCGCGCTATAGGTCCTCGTCGCTGGAAGAATGCGAATCTCCTCACGCCAGTTTTCGCCGACTAGCACTTTCAGATCTGCTTCCAGTGCTTGACGACGTTCCAACCGCGGATCCGCTACCGCACCGGCAATGGGAGTAGTCGCCACGCTGCGAACGGCGTTCTCGAGAGCTCCATATACAAACCACAGTTGGCCGGCCAAATCAGCCACGGCTGACTTATTGAGCTCCCCTGACAACAGGCGCTGCATGAATGCCGAATTCTCCGCATGCTCATGCGCACGCGCAGTCGCCTCACGCAACGCAACGGACAAAGGTTTATTGAGAGTGGTAGTCACTGTTCTTCTCCACGGTGTTATTTAGAAAAACTACAAATCAGTTGAGGTTAGAAAAACTCAAAATCGAAAATTAAGGGGATTAGGCTGACGTGGGTGTGGGGCACCAATTCTCATCGGCACCCCACACCCGTTACGTCGTTCTTGAACTGTCAGCAGTGTGTCTTAGGGTTTATCGCTGAAAGAAAACACGCGCACTGTTAAAAGCACCGGACTTAACAAATGCTTGCCACAGAATTGCGATCATGCTGCCAACAGTCGCAATGCCTAGGAAATAGTTCCAGAAGTTGGTGACCTTCGAGCTAGAAGAGGAGTTCTCACCCGAGCTAAGGTTCTTATCTTCCGAAGGCGTCTGGGGCTTCGGCTTCTCCCCGTCGGACGGATCCTTGCCATTGTCCTTCTTCTGGCCACAGCCCGGGGCGACCTTGAGGGTTACCTGCGCACTATCCACCTCCGGGTTGTAGTCGGAACCGTACATGCCCATGAACAGGTAGTCGACGCCCTCAACATCACCAGAATCGTTCGTTCCGGGCTGCCGCTCGTACATAACGTCGGAAGCAGAAAGCGTAAGGGTATCCCCGTCCTTACTCCACTGTGCCTTACCGTTCCCGAACGCCCCTTCACCTGTGCGCTTGTTGGCCTCAACGCGGTCCTCCGGGGTGTACTGCGTCATGTGTTTGCCTTCAACAAAGTAGGCCTCGTAGCCGGAGCCGAGCTGGGCCTTATCACCTTCGGTCTGCACGAATGGGTTGGTCATCTTGGAGTACAGCGCTCCGTGGTGGCCAGTGAACGTAATCGAAGAGTCTTTAGCCTTGATCTTCGATGCAGTGACATTGCCGGCCTCGTCCACCGAGACTGTGGACGCTTCCGGATCGACTTCGAAACCGAAGGTGAAATCACCACCCGTAGGGTCGCCGTTCTCCTTCACCGTTCCGGTCGTCTCCCAGTCACCGTTAGCGATTCGTCCCTTGATGTAGGAGCGCCAAGAGTGCTTGACGCCCCAGTTGAAAGTACCGGATTCGATGGTGCAGGATTCTGCTTCTGCCGCGGTTGCCTGCGGCACAGTAATCGCCGTCGCTGCGATAGCGGTCACCAGGATTTTTTTAAACATGGAAGTCCTCCAGTTGATGCGAGAAAAGTGAATTGATTGTGGGCGTGGCACGCTGTGGTTGTACCTGCAGTTCGTTGACGGAGATCGGCCAGCCGTACACCTCTGACAAGATGGGACCGGTGAAAACCTCCGCCACGCGCCCTTGAGCTGCGATCCCCCCGCATGAGACGCACACGATGTGATCGCAATATGCAGCTGCCGCGTTCAGGTCATGAAGCACCACGAGTGCGGTTACTCCTGCCTCGCGGGCTAGGGCTTTCACAGACCCCAGTAGCTGTTCTTGGTGACGGATATCGAGGGCCGCTGTCGGTTCATCCAGCAGGACTATTGGAGTGTTTTGTGCAAGAACACGGGCAAAGGCCACCCGCGCACGTTCACCACCGGAAAGCGTGCTGATATCGCGTCCGGCGAGATGCGCGGCTCCAGCTGTTTCAAGGGCGGCTTCGATAAACTGCTCGTCAAGTTCGGCGTGGGGCGTTCCGCGCCAAGGGCGGCGGCCCATCGCGACAACATCGCGTACCAGAAATTCAAAGGACACCGAGACATCCTGAAGCATCACCGCACGTTTGCGTGCGAGCTCACGGGGCGAGGTCTTCGGCGACAAACCGCCGACACTGATTTCACCGGAGAAGTCGATATCACCCGCGATCGCGCCAAGGACAGTTGACTTCCCCGCACCATTCGGGCCAATTAGTCCGGTAACCTCGCCTGGTCGGGCATTAAAGGTCACGCTGTCAACGAGGGTAGCCCCGTCGACTTGGACGGTGAGGTTGTCCACGTTCAGCATCAGTGCACCCCCTTTCGCATCATGCGGCGCAACAGGATGAAGAAGGTCGGTCCGCCAACTAAGGCGGTAAAAATACCGATTGGGAGGTCCGCAAAGGGAATCAAGGTTCGTGCGGCCACATCCGCAAAGCCGATTAGCACCGCGCCGCCCAGGGCGGATGCAGGAATGAGGATATGATTTTGCGGTCCTACGATGCTGCGCAACAAGTGGGGAACGATGAGCCCAACAAAGCCGATGAGGCCGGCGAAGGACACAGCTGCTGCGGTAAGCACTGCGGACGCCACAATTGCCACAATGCGCAACACAGACACATCTACGCCAGTGTGCACAGCAGCGCGTTCACCCAGCGCAAGAATGTCAAGTTGCCTGCCCAAACGCAGGGCTACTGCTATACCGATAAGAACGATGGGAAGAACAACCCATACGTGCTTCCACTGCGAGCCGTTGAAGGAACCCATCTGCCAAAAGATGATGGCTTCCCGGTTGGCAGTCGGTGTTAGGTACACCATGAAGGAGATGATTGCATTGCACACTGCATTAATGGCGATGCCCGTGAGGATCAGGTGAACCACCGTGACGCGACCGTTATGGCGTGCAAGTTGGTAGATGATGAAGGTAACTAAAAGTGCGCTCAAGAAAGCCAGCGCTGGCACAGTGAAAGTTCCCACGAAGGTGAGGTTGAAGACGATCGCTACAGACGCCCCAACACCTGCACCGGAGGTCACTCCGATGATGGATGGCTCCGCCAGAGGATTGGCAAAGATGGCCTGCATCAACGTGCCGGCAACGCCTAGAGCGGCGCCTACGAAGAGCCCCAAGACCAAGCGCGGCAGGCGAATATTCCATACCACGCTGGCTGTGAGGGACTCTTGCCCCGGCCCCAAAGCCAGAATCGGGAACAGATCAGAAAGTGCAACGTAATACTGTCCGAGGGCGATCGAGATGAGTCCCGCTAGAACAGCAAGCACCACTAAGGATACGAATACCGATATCCGCTGAGTGCGGCGTCGTGTGAAGACGTCGCTATGCATTGTCTGGGTCATATACAGCCTTTGCGAGTTTGACCAACGTCTGACCGGTCATAGGGCCGAAGGCCAAGGATTGACCGTCGGGGATGGTGACGATGCGCTGCTTTTGGCCAGCGATGGTCTGAGCCACACCAGGGCGTTCCAGCAGACCGTCAATTCCCCCTGTGGATTTCAATCCATCGGTCATCATGATGATGACCTCCGGGTTGATGCGGGCCAGCGCTTCTGCATTAGCAGGTTCGGCATAAGAAAGGTGGTTCTCCGCAGCGAGGTCGACTCCTCCAATTCCTTCGATGAGGTCCTGGGCACCGGTCCCCTCCCCCATGATGAAGAACACGCCGCCGTTTCCACGGGCGTAGAGGAAGGCCATACGCATTGGCTCCTCGGGGGAGATGGCCTTAATGGCTTCCTTCGCCTCATCTATTTCCTTGATGGAGCGCTCTGATAACTTGCGGGCCTCGTCCGGAAGCCCGACGGTTTCACCCAGCGTGATGATGTCTTCGTCAACCGAGTCGATGGTCCGCTGCGGTTCCATAACCACAGTGGTCACGCCTGCTTCACGGATCTGATCGATCGCATCACGGGGCCCAATGGAGTGGTCCACGATAACGAGCGTCGGGTTAAGTTCCAGGACTGCCTCAACATTGATATTGTGGCCGCCTTCAGTCACAACAGGACGGTCCGCCAGATTCGGTTCAGTGGAAGAGACGGTGCGGCCAACGATATTGTCCGCGAGCCCCAATCCACTCAGCGTTTTGGTGTAGGTCCCATAAATATCCAGCGCCAGAATCCGCGAGACGTCCGTGACGGAGACGTCATAACCATCAGCGTCAGTAAGTTCCACGGGAAGGGCGGGCTGGGCATTTGTGCTTACGGGCTCGATATCGACGAAGTCACTGACCTCAGTAACGCCTTCGAACGAGCGAGGGTCGGAGAGGTCCTGCGGTTCTGGTAGCTGGTCTGTATAGCTTCCCTGTACGCCACAGGCGGTCAGTCCCACAATGCACAGAAGCGGGATAAGGAAACGTAGGAGTAGTTTCACGGCCATCTTTCTAGGAGTTGTTCATAATGAGGCGGCTGGTGGAGCCTCCGGCGATAATGAGCCCGGCGATGAGCAGGAGGAGGTAGGTAACTGGGTCATCTGTGGTGCCGTTCGCGGAGCTCGCGGACTTGATCTGGAATTTCTTTGAGCCATCTTCATAGCCCTGCGAGGAGTCACTGGCTAGTGCGTTTTCCACAGCGTCGGAGTTGACGCCACCGTTGCTCTTCGCCCCAGAGCCGGCACTATCTCCCGCGCTGGACGAGCCTCCGCTGCTAGTGCTGCCGTTAGCGTCGTTGCAATCAGCGTTTCCGCCCAGGCTGGCGTTGAAACTTAGCGGATCGAGCTGGGTTCCAGGCTCATAGAATTCGGCGAATGCCTTGGAGCCAACGTCAGTCAGGGATACTGTTGCTTCACCCGATACGGCATCTGTTCCCACATCCAGAGACGTGAAATTCAAGTCGGCGATGGCGGTGCGTCCGAAGTCCTTCTTCTCGCCTTCCATGTTGGAGGAGCGCACGTCGCCGATTAGTTTTCCGGTTTTACCGTTGAAGGAGATTTCTAGGTTCGCAATATTGAGGTCGAGCTTGCCGTGGTGG contains:
- a CDS encoding heme oxygenase (biliverdin-producing), with amino-acid sequence MTTTLNKPLSVALREATARAHEHAENSAFMQRLLSGELNKSAVADLAGQLWFVYGALENAVRSVATTPIAGAVADPRLERRQALEADLKVLVGENWREEIRILPATRTYSARLEEIVGKPVEVVAHHYVRYLGDISGGQVIAARLGAHYGVPPEALNFYDFTSIGKIPPYRAGYRERVDSLELTVEQREVMLSEAERAFNFNSGIFAELGRLY
- a CDS encoding HtaA domain-containing protein translates to MFKKILVTAIAATAITVPQATAAEAESCTIESGTFNWGVKHSWRSYIKGRIANGDWETTGTVKENGDPTGGDFTFGFEVDPEASTVSVDEAGNVTASKIKAKDSSITFTGHHGALYSKMTNPFVQTEGDKAQLGSGYEAYFVEGKHMTQYTPEDRVEANKRTGEGAFGNGKAQWSKDGDTLTLSASDVMYERQPGTNDSGDVEGVDYLFMGMYGSDYNPEVDSAQVTLKVAPGCGQKKDNGKDPSDGEKPKPQTPSEDKNLSSGENSSSSSKVTNFWNYFLGIATVGSMIAILWQAFVKSGAFNSARVFFQR
- a CDS encoding ABC transporter ATP-binding protein, encoding MLNVDNLTVQVDGATLVDSVTFNARPGEVTGLIGPNGAGKSTVLGAIAGDIDFSGEISVGGLSPKTSPRELARKRAVMLQDVSVSFEFLVRDVVAMGRRPWRGTPHAELDEQFIEAALETAGAAHLAGRDISTLSGGERARVAFARVLAQNTPIVLLDEPTAALDIRHQEQLLGSVKALAREAGVTALVVLHDLNAAAAYCDHIVCVSCGGIAAQGRVAEVFTGPILSEVYGWPISVNELQVQPQRATPTINSLFSHQLEDFHV
- the glnA gene encoding type I glutamate--ammonia ligase → MSFETIQDVIAFIKEEDVKFVDIRFTDVPGTEHHFSIPAEEFTEDAAAEGLAFDGSSIRGFTTIDESDMTLLPDPKTAFVDPFRTAKTLNIKFFVHDPFTLEPFSRDPRNIARKAEEYLASTGIADTCNFGAEAEFYIFDSVRYGTDVHNGFYEVDTDEGWWNRGSETNFDGTPNTGFKTRVKGGYFPTAPVDKHGEVRDAMVEQLQKAGFVIERFHHEVGSGQNEINYRFNSLLHAADDIQTFKYIIKNTAEQFGKSVTFMPKPLAGDNGSGMHAHMSLWQDGKPLFHDEAGYAGLSDMARYYIGGILAHAPAVLAFTNPTLNSYHRLVPGFEAPINLVYSQRNRSAAIRIPITGSNPKAKRIEFRAPDPSGNPYFGFAAMMMAGLDGIKNRIEPHAPVDKDLYELPPAEAASIPQAPTSLEASIAALEEDNEFLTEGDVFSEDLIETYINYKRENEIAPVRLRPTPQEFEMYYDC
- a CDS encoding FecCD family ABC transporter permease; its protein translation is MTQTMHSDVFTRRRTQRISVFVSLVVLAVLAGLISIALGQYYVALSDLFPILALGPGQESLTASVVWNIRLPRLVLGLFVGAALGVAGTLMQAIFANPLAEPSIIGVTSGAGVGASVAIVFNLTFVGTFTVPALAFLSALLVTFIIYQLARHNGRVTVVHLILTGIAINAVCNAIISFMVYLTPTANREAIIFWQMGSFNGSQWKHVWVVLPIVLIGIAVALRLGRQLDILALGERAAVHTGVDVSVLRIVAIVASAVLTAAAVSFAGLIGFVGLIVPHLLRSIVGPQNHILIPASALGGAVLIGFADVAARTLIPFADLPIGIFTALVGGPTFFILLRRMMRKGVH
- a CDS encoding heme/hemin ABC transporter substrate-binding protein produces the protein MKLLLRFLIPLLCIVGLTACGVQGSYTDQLPEPQDLSDPRSFEGVTEVSDFVDIEPVSTNAQPALPVELTDADGYDVSVTDVSRILALDIYGTYTKTLSGLGLADNIVGRTVSSTEPNLADRPVVTEGGHNINVEAVLELNPTLVIVDHSIGPRDAIDQIREAGVTTVVMEPQRTIDSVDEDIITLGETVGLPDEARKLSERSIKEIDEAKEAIKAISPEEPMRMAFLYARGNGGVFFIMGEGTGAQDLIEGIGGVDLAAENHLSYAEPANAEALARINPEVIIMMTDGLKSTGGIDGLLERPGVAQTIAGQKQRIVTIPDGQSLAFGPMTGQTLVKLAKAVYDPDNA